From the genome of Geminocystis herdmanii PCC 6308, one region includes:
- a CDS encoding MBL fold metallo-hydrolase, producing MQLTWLDSNSWLIEIAGLRILLDPWLVGSLTFGNSPWLFEGKKKTARSMPESIDMILLSQGLEDHAHPPTLKVLDRNLPVIASENATKVCQGFGYTDIHPLKHNETYIFQDKIAIEAVPGSLVGVNLVENGYIIRDLHSEDSIYYEPHGFHSANLQRQKAVKAIITPLTNIVIPFVGYVIKGQEDAVEVCRWLKPQYIFSTAGGGDLEFNGFLTKMLKEEGSIDRFRDLLTKENINTSAIELQPWNTINL from the coding sequence ATGCAATTAACTTGGTTAGACAGCAATTCTTGGTTAATAGAAATAGCAGGATTAAGAATTTTACTTGATCCTTGGTTAGTAGGCTCTTTGACATTTGGTAACTCACCTTGGTTATTTGAGGGGAAAAAAAAGACGGCTCGATCGATGCCAGAGTCCATCGACATGATACTATTATCCCAAGGTTTAGAAGATCATGCTCACCCTCCCACTCTGAAGGTACTCGATCGTAATTTACCAGTAATCGCTTCAGAAAATGCCACTAAGGTTTGTCAAGGTTTTGGTTATACAGATATTCACCCTTTAAAACACAACGAAACTTATATTTTTCAAGACAAAATAGCCATAGAGGCTGTACCCGGTTCATTAGTTGGCGTTAATTTAGTGGAAAATGGTTATATAATTAGAGACCTTCATAGTGAAGATTCGATCTATTATGAGCCTCATGGTTTTCATAGTGCTAATTTGCAACGTCAAAAAGCCGTAAAAGCGATCATCACACCCCTAACAAATATCGTAATACCTTTTGTCGGTTATGTGATTAAAGGGCAGGAAGATGCGGTGGAGGTGTGTCGTTGGTTAAAACCGCAATATATTTTCTCCACAGCAGGAGGAGGAGATTTAGAGTTTAATGGTTTTTTGACGAAAATGTTAAAAGAAGAAGGCTCGATCGATCGTTTTCGTGATTTACTAACTAAAGAAAATATTAATACCAGTGCGATCGAACTGCAACCTTGGAATACAATTAATTTATAA